The following proteins are co-located in the Massilia litorea genome:
- a CDS encoding YbdK family carboxylate-amine ligase encodes MALPPFAQSQSLTMGVELELQLVSLSDFDLVAASPDMLELLGRAPFPGNVTPEITESMIEINSSVHTRHGELLAELREIRDTLLRAGDRLNVGVCGGGTHPFQQWSQRKIFSKPRFREVSALYGYLAKQFTVFGQHVHIGCKSGDEALYLLHALNRYIPHFIALSGSSPFLQGSDTQFNSARLNSVFAFPLSGRAPFILEWDAFRRDYFARMENTGIVRSMKDFYWDLRPKPEYGTIELRVCDTPLTVERAAALACYLQALCRYLLEGNEPPPLEDDYLVYNYNRFQACRFGLDGTLVHPQSHETISLREDILTTLRRLAPHAQALGSEAALEHIYNETHTGSDAHLLREAHLEAGSTEGIVDAALRRFRADCD; translated from the coding sequence ATGGCACTCCCACCATTCGCCCAATCGCAATCGCTCACCATGGGCGTCGAGCTCGAACTGCAGCTGGTCAGCCTGTCCGACTTCGACCTGGTCGCGGCCTCGCCCGACATGCTGGAACTGCTGGGACGCGCGCCGTTCCCCGGCAACGTCACACCCGAGATCACCGAGAGCATGATCGAGATTAATTCGAGCGTGCACACCCGGCATGGCGAACTGCTGGCGGAACTGCGCGAGATCCGCGACACCCTGCTGCGCGCCGGCGACCGCCTGAACGTCGGCGTCTGCGGCGGCGGCACGCACCCGTTCCAGCAGTGGTCGCAGCGTAAAATCTTTTCCAAGCCGCGCTTTCGCGAAGTGTCGGCGCTGTACGGCTACCTGGCCAAGCAGTTCACGGTCTTCGGCCAGCACGTCCACATCGGCTGCAAGTCGGGCGACGAGGCTTTGTACCTGCTGCATGCGCTGAACCGCTACATCCCGCATTTCATCGCGCTCTCGGGTTCCTCGCCCTTCCTGCAGGGCAGCGACACCCAGTTCAATTCGGCCCGCCTGAACAGCGTGTTTGCCTTCCCGCTGTCGGGCCGCGCGCCCTTCATCCTCGAGTGGGACGCCTTCCGGCGCGATTATTTCGCGCGCATGGAAAACACCGGCATCGTGCGCAGCATGAAGGATTTCTACTGGGACCTGCGTCCCAAGCCCGAATACGGCACCATCGAGCTGCGCGTCTGCGATACGCCGCTGACGGTGGAGCGGGCGGCGGCGCTGGCCTGCTACCTGCAGGCGCTGTGCCGCTATCTGCTGGAAGGGAACGAGCCGCCGCCGCTGGAAGACGACTACCTGGTCTACAACTACAACCGCTTCCAGGCCTGCCGTTTCGGCCTGGACGGCACGCTGGTGCATCCGCAAAGCCACGAGACGATCTCGCTGCGCGAAGACATCCTCACCACCCTGCGCCGGCTCGCGCCGCATGCGCAGGCGCTGGGCAGCGAGGCGGCGCTGGAGCATATCTACAACGAAACCCATACCGGTAGCGATGCCCACCTGCTGCGCGAGGCGCACCTGGAGGCGGGCAGCACCGAGGGCATCGTGGATGCGGCGCTGCGCCGCTTCCGCGCGGATTGCGATTGA
- a CDS encoding GGDEF domain-containing protein: MSLYHLPARRLAIDRRRAEFADRECEDRFIRHFLPERRAQLRASLLFSAFFYVVFGLTDIATLGPTPTAWAMVALRLLVALAALCACEAIARHPDSVRVSIRATCAVMVIGSSAFPILCWYQPAAMPWNLMSFGMILMAIYVIFPNRFVYSAAIGTGASLAFGAMLLVQGSLKLDDLVALVLMLILGNALGTIAARRFHLAQREQFRSAMLLEEVADCDPLTGCHNRRIVERGLLDAELTRAGRYGAALSVILCDIDHFKRVNDCHGHAAGDLVLGAFAGLLRSMAREGVDCVIRYGGEEFLLVLPETELAGAHALAERIRHAFAQASTPVGNGSSVTATASFGIACVPALHPYPPASFDVLIEAADEQLYAVKRGGRNGVRGTIVAAAPELLRSGT, encoded by the coding sequence GTGTCCTTATATCACCTGCCCGCCCGCCGCCTGGCGATCGACCGCCGCCGCGCCGAGTTCGCCGATCGGGAATGCGAGGACCGCTTCATCCGTCATTTCCTGCCCGAGCGTCGCGCCCAGCTGCGGGCCAGCCTGCTGTTCTCCGCGTTTTTTTATGTCGTATTCGGCCTGACCGATATCGCCACCCTCGGTCCGACCCCGACCGCGTGGGCCATGGTGGCGCTGCGCTTGCTGGTCGCGCTGGCGGCACTGTGCGCCTGCGAGGCCATCGCACGCCACCCCGACTCGGTGCGGGTCTCGATCCGGGCGACCTGCGCCGTCATGGTCATCGGTTCAAGCGCGTTCCCGATCCTGTGCTGGTACCAGCCGGCCGCCATGCCCTGGAACCTGATGTCGTTCGGGATGATCCTGATGGCGATCTACGTCATCTTCCCGAATCGCTTCGTGTATTCGGCGGCGATCGGCACCGGCGCCAGCCTGGCGTTCGGCGCAATGCTGCTGGTTCAGGGCTCCCTGAAGCTGGACGACCTGGTGGCGCTGGTCCTGATGCTCATTCTCGGCAACGCCCTCGGCACCATCGCCGCACGGCGCTTTCATCTCGCCCAGCGCGAGCAGTTTCGTTCCGCCATGCTGCTGGAGGAAGTTGCGGACTGCGATCCCCTGACCGGATGCCACAACCGCCGGATCGTGGAGCGGGGCCTGCTCGACGCTGAGCTGACGCGCGCGGGCCGCTACGGCGCCGCCCTGTCGGTGATCCTGTGCGACATCGACCACTTCAAGCGCGTCAACGACTGCCACGGCCATGCCGCCGGCGACCTGGTACTGGGCGCATTCGCCGGCCTGCTGCGCTCGATGGCGCGCGAGGGCGTCGACTGCGTCATCCGCTATGGTGGCGAGGAGTTCCTGCTGGTACTGCCCGAGACCGAGCTGGCAGGCGCACATGCATTGGCCGAACGGATCCGGCATGCCTTCGCCCAGGCGTCCACCCCGGTCGGCAACGGCAGCTCCGTGACCGCGACCGCAAGCTTCGGCATCGCCTGCGTGCCCGCTCTGCACCCCTACCCTCCGGCCAGCTTCGACGTCCTGATCGAAGCCGCCGACGAGCAGCTGTACGCCGTCAAGCGCGGCGGCCGGAACGGCGTGCGCGGCACTATCGTGGCTGCCGCGCCTGAGTTGCTGCGCTCGGGCACCTGA
- a CDS encoding ZIP family metal transporter: protein MEYIPMWLQAGFWGLVAGAALLVGAGVGYRFKVPIRMVAGIMAFGSGVLISALSFELMDEAFHKGGFPATALGFLGGALVYTLANWWLAHRGARHRKRSGCQPTEGEHGGSGTAIAVGALLDGIPESIVIGLSMLGGGKVSMVAVWAIFLSNVPEGLSSAAGMKKAGRSARYIFGIWGGIALASGLSALAGFTLFEGVSPGMVAATTAVAAGAILAMLADTMIPEAFDEAHDFAGLITVMGFLAAFALSKMGG, encoded by the coding sequence ATGGAATATATACCGATGTGGCTGCAGGCGGGATTCTGGGGGCTGGTGGCAGGAGCCGCCTTGCTGGTGGGGGCGGGCGTCGGCTACCGCTTCAAGGTGCCGATCCGGATGGTGGCGGGCATCATGGCCTTCGGTTCCGGCGTGCTGATCTCCGCCCTCTCCTTCGAGCTGATGGACGAGGCCTTCCACAAGGGCGGCTTCCCGGCGACGGCGCTCGGTTTCCTCGGCGGTGCCCTGGTCTATACCCTGGCGAACTGGTGGCTGGCCCATCGCGGCGCACGCCACCGCAAGCGCTCCGGCTGCCAGCCGACCGAAGGGGAACACGGAGGCAGCGGCACGGCGATCGCGGTCGGCGCCCTGCTCGACGGCATTCCGGAATCGATCGTGATCGGCCTGTCGATGCTGGGCGGCGGCAAGGTCAGCATGGTGGCGGTGTGGGCGATTTTCCTGTCGAACGTGCCCGAGGGACTGTCGAGCGCTGCCGGGATGAAGAAGGCCGGCCGCAGCGCGCGCTACATCTTCGGCATCTGGGGCGGCATCGCGCTGGCCTCGGGCCTGTCGGCGCTGGCCGGTTTTACCTTGTTCGAAGGTGTGTCGCCGGGAATGGTGGCCGCGACCACGGCGGTCGCGGCCGGGGCCATCCTGGCGATGCTGGCCGATACCATGATTCCCGAAGCCTTCGACGAGGCCCACGATTTCGCGGGCCTGATCACGGTGATGGGTTTCCTGGCGGCGTTCGCGCTCAGCAAGATGGGCGGCTGA
- a CDS encoding 4-oxalomesaconate tautomerase — protein sequence MSKVLPCVLMRAGTSRGPFFLREWLPEDDETRDQVLIGAIGASDPLQLDGVGGGSTLNSKVAIVSRSTRPDCDLDYLFAQVGVGQRSVDTRPNCGNMLSGVVPFALEQGLIEATEGSTTARVFNVNTGSRIEVTVQTPGRRITYDGDARIDGVAGTAAPILLNFLDAWGAVTGKVFPTGRRIDTIDGIEVTCIDAAMPLMIVRAADLGLHGGESPVELDSNGALLDRLEALRRVAGGMMGLGDVSNSVIPKPVLVSQGDGADSITSRYFTPRRCHASHAVTGAIGVASAFALPGTVASRAEPGACLGKVSVLHPSGRIDIEVAVEGVGAAAQVKRASLLRTARKILSGELHIPDYVLSRPAAPEATQERTARPAADAAAQPIRIVVPTVAGGGNDTMARAIAHKLGQVLGQAVVIDNRAGADGTIAAEYVAASAPDGHTLMFGYIATHAMNPALQTLRYDPVADFEPVGLVGYSPTVLVASPELAVGTVGDLVARLRKEPGKYRYASAGIGTAPHFAGAMFASNSGTELQHRACNGAAHAVDATMAGQAQLMFPSLFTAARLIKSGKLHALAVAGPKRTPILPDVPTLAEAGVDGVDVTQWYALFAPAGTPGPVVERLNASLGKVLADPELVERIERDGAEVHASTPAELRDLVKAELEKWKAVVRAARATGELWSPN from the coding sequence ATGAGCAAAGTCCTACCCTGTGTACTGATGCGCGCGGGCACCTCGCGCGGTCCCTTTTTTCTCCGCGAGTGGCTGCCCGAAGATGACGAAACACGCGACCAGGTCCTGATCGGCGCCATCGGCGCATCGGACCCGCTGCAACTGGACGGCGTGGGCGGCGGCAGCACCCTCAACAGCAAGGTGGCGATCGTGTCGCGCTCGACCCGGCCGGACTGCGACCTCGACTACCTGTTCGCCCAGGTCGGGGTCGGACAACGCTCGGTCGATACGCGCCCGAATTGCGGCAACATGCTGTCGGGCGTGGTGCCCTTCGCGCTCGAGCAAGGCCTGATCGAGGCGACCGAAGGCAGTACGACTGCGCGGGTGTTCAACGTGAACACCGGGTCGCGCATCGAGGTGACGGTCCAGACCCCGGGACGGCGCATCACCTACGACGGCGACGCGCGTATCGACGGCGTCGCCGGGACCGCCGCGCCGATCCTCCTGAACTTCCTCGACGCCTGGGGCGCCGTCACGGGCAAGGTGTTCCCGACCGGCCGACGGATCGACACCATCGACGGCATCGAGGTCACCTGCATCGATGCGGCCATGCCCCTGATGATCGTGCGCGCCGCCGATCTCGGCCTGCACGGCGGCGAGAGCCCGGTCGAACTCGATTCGAACGGGGCCTTGCTCGACCGCCTCGAAGCGCTGCGGCGGGTGGCGGGCGGGATGATGGGCCTGGGAGACGTCTCGAACAGCGTGATACCGAAACCGGTCCTCGTCAGCCAGGGCGACGGCGCCGACAGCATCACCTCGCGCTATTTCACCCCGCGCCGCTGCCATGCGTCGCATGCCGTTACCGGCGCCATCGGCGTGGCGAGCGCCTTTGCCCTGCCGGGGACGGTGGCCAGCCGCGCCGAGCCGGGCGCATGCCTCGGCAAGGTCTCGGTGCTCCATCCTTCCGGGCGCATCGACATCGAAGTTGCCGTCGAAGGGGTCGGGGCAGCGGCGCAGGTCAAGCGTGCTTCGCTGCTGCGCACCGCCCGCAAGATCCTGAGCGGCGAACTGCACATTCCGGACTACGTGCTGTCGCGGCCCGCCGCGCCGGAAGCGACGCAGGAACGCACGGCGCGCCCCGCCGCGGACGCGGCTGCGCAACCGATCAGGATCGTGGTGCCCACGGTGGCCGGCGGCGGCAACGACACGATGGCGCGCGCTATCGCCCACAAACTCGGACAGGTGCTGGGGCAAGCGGTGGTGATCGACAACCGGGCCGGCGCCGACGGCACGATCGCCGCCGAATACGTCGCCGCCAGCGCCCCGGACGGCCACACCCTGATGTTCGGCTATATCGCCACCCACGCCATGAACCCGGCCCTGCAGACCTTGCGCTACGACCCGGTCGCAGACTTCGAGCCGGTCGGGCTGGTGGGCTATTCGCCGACCGTGCTGGTGGCGTCCCCGGAGCTCGCGGTCGGCACTGTCGGCGACCTGGTCGCACGCCTGAGGAAGGAACCAGGCAAGTACCGCTACGCATCCGCCGGCATCGGCACGGCGCCGCACTTCGCCGGCGCCATGTTCGCCTCGAATTCAGGTACCGAGTTGCAGCACCGGGCCTGCAACGGCGCGGCCCATGCAGTCGATGCGACGATGGCTGGACAGGCGCAGCTCATGTTCCCCAGCCTGTTCACCGCTGCGCGCCTGATCAAGAGCGGCAAGCTGCACGCGCTGGCCGTCGCCGGGCCGAAGCGCACGCCGATCCTGCCGGACGTGCCGACCCTGGCCGAAGCCGGCGTCGACGGCGTGGACGTGACCCAGTGGTATGCGCTGTTCGCACCGGCGGGCACGCCCGGGCCGGTTGTCGAGCGGCTCAATGCCAGCCTCGGGAAAGTCCTCGCCGACCCCGAGCTCGTCGAGCGCATCGAGCGCGATGGCGCAGAAGTACACGCCAGCACGCCGGCAGAACTGCGCGATCTGGTGAAGGCCGAGCTGGAAAAATGGAAGGCCGTCGTGCGTGCAGCCAGGGCGACGGGCGAGCTGTGGTCCCCCAACTGA
- a CDS encoding porin: MNKSTIGLALLAACSTSAMAQSSVSIYGIVDAGLVRESGGPDGAVTNISSGIASGSRLGFKGKEDLGGGLSAVFGLEAAFNADTGASGQGGVLFGRQAFVGLNGKFGAVTLGRQYTPYYKTLRDIGDPFGAVSMAGRSGNLFATNTRANNMVEYVSPVFAGLRADLAWAPGEVAGDSARSRQLGGSVGYAAGPLTIQLAHHRIENPTATDRTRNTLVSANYAFKPVTVYASYAVNKGPAAADSKDMLAGVSIPFGANKLLFSHVRHNDDTAANNDARQWGVAYDYFLSKRTDIYIAYAVIDNRNGAAFRVGNATDTGTGDKAFNLGLRHNF; this comes from the coding sequence ATGAACAAATCCACGATCGGCCTCGCGCTGCTGGCCGCATGTTCGACCAGCGCCATGGCGCAGAGCAGCGTCAGCATCTACGGCATCGTCGACGCCGGCCTGGTGCGCGAGAGCGGCGGTCCGGACGGCGCCGTGACCAACATCAGCAGCGGCATCGCGTCCGGATCGCGCCTGGGCTTCAAGGGCAAGGAAGACCTGGGTGGCGGCTTGTCGGCGGTATTCGGGCTCGAGGCCGCCTTCAATGCCGACACCGGCGCGTCGGGCCAGGGCGGCGTGCTGTTCGGGCGCCAGGCCTTCGTGGGCCTGAACGGCAAGTTCGGCGCCGTCACGCTGGGACGCCAGTACACGCCCTATTACAAGACCCTGCGCGACATCGGCGATCCGTTCGGCGCGGTCAGCATGGCCGGGCGCTCCGGCAATTTGTTCGCCACCAATACGCGCGCCAACAATATGGTCGAGTACGTGAGTCCCGTGTTTGCCGGGCTGCGTGCCGACCTGGCCTGGGCGCCCGGCGAAGTGGCGGGCGACAGCGCAAGGAGCCGGCAGCTGGGCGGATCGGTCGGCTATGCCGCCGGGCCCCTGACCATCCAGCTGGCGCATCACCGCATCGAAAACCCCACCGCGACCGACCGCACCCGAAATACCCTGGTGTCCGCGAATTATGCGTTCAAGCCGGTGACCGTCTACGCGTCCTATGCAGTCAACAAGGGGCCCGCAGCCGCCGACAGCAAGGACATGCTGGCGGGCGTGTCGATTCCCTTCGGCGCCAACAAGCTGCTGTTCTCCCACGTCCGCCACAACGACGACACGGCGGCGAACAACGATGCGCGCCAATGGGGTGTCGCCTACGACTACTTCCTGTCCAAGCGGACCGACATCTATATCGCCTACGCCGTGATCGACAACCGTAACGGCGCCGCCTTCAGGGTCGGCAACGCCACCGACACCGGCACCGGCGACAAGGCATTCAATCTCGGCCTGCGCCACAACTTCTGA
- a CDS encoding cation:proton antiporter, translating into MPDYADLGLQLAWPLAIALSWMAGELIFRWTALPRIAVYGLAGFVFGNLAAGYLPPSESKNFMLLANLGFGLILFELGYRINLRWLRHNPWIVATSLLEAVLTFAAVYLVAGACGMDMLPAALTASLAMSSSPAGLLRVLNEQGAAGQVTERAMHLTALNCVMAVFTFNVVVGIGVFQTSGDLAHAAGSSLLVLGASSVLGALFGALVPLWLRMINAARDATLAFALAVVLLVAVTYVLQFSPVLAALTFGLVARHRRIALSPAQRNFGVLGDLLAVLMFFFVATRVEVEHLGGGIALGLLLVLVRGLVKVGVCTAFARVSGISAKKGALSGLALTPMAVFAILLMEQTRWIGVDLFDSLAPLAAVMLLLDVLGPVLTQRAVVWANETRHIKEA; encoded by the coding sequence ATGCCCGATTACGCCGATCTCGGCCTGCAACTTGCCTGGCCGCTGGCCATCGCGCTGTCCTGGATGGCAGGCGAACTGATTTTCCGCTGGACCGCGCTGCCGCGCATCGCCGTGTATGGCCTCGCCGGCTTCGTGTTCGGCAATCTCGCCGCCGGCTACCTGCCGCCCTCGGAATCGAAGAACTTCATGCTGCTGGCGAACCTCGGCTTCGGCCTGATTCTGTTCGAACTGGGCTACCGCATCAATTTGCGCTGGCTGCGCCACAATCCCTGGATCGTCGCCACCTCGCTGCTGGAAGCGGTGCTGACCTTCGCGGCCGTCTACCTGGTGGCCGGCGCCTGCGGCATGGACATGCTGCCGGCCGCGCTGACGGCCTCGCTGGCGATGTCGAGTTCCCCAGCCGGCCTGTTGCGGGTGCTGAACGAGCAGGGCGCCGCCGGCCAGGTGACCGAGCGCGCCATGCACCTGACCGCTCTGAACTGCGTGATGGCCGTGTTCACCTTCAACGTCGTGGTCGGGATCGGCGTGTTCCAGACCTCGGGCGACCTGGCCCACGCGGCCGGCAGCAGCCTGCTGGTGCTGGGCGCGTCGAGCGTGCTGGGCGCGCTGTTCGGCGCTCTGGTTCCCCTCTGGCTGCGGATGATCAACGCTGCGCGCGACGCCACGCTCGCCTTTGCGCTGGCGGTGGTGCTGCTGGTCGCGGTCACCTATGTGCTGCAGTTCTCGCCGGTACTCGCGGCCCTGACCTTTGGCCTGGTAGCGCGCCACCGCCGCATCGCCCTCAGCCCGGCCCAGCGTAATTTCGGCGTGCTGGGCGACCTGCTGGCGGTGCTGATGTTCTTCTTTGTCGCCACCAGGGTCGAGGTCGAGCACCTGGGCGGCGGCATCGCGCTCGGCCTGCTGCTGGTCCTGGTGCGCGGCCTGGTGAAGGTCGGCGTGTGCACGGCTTTCGCGCGGGTGTCCGGCATCTCGGCGAAAAAGGGCGCCTTGTCCGGCCTGGCGCTCACGCCGATGGCGGTGTTCGCGATCCTGCTGATGGAGCAGACGCGCTGGATCGGCGTCGACCTGTTCGACAGCCTGGCGCCGCTGGCGGCCGTGATGCTGCTGCTCGACGTGCTCGGCCCCGTGCTGACCCAGCGCGCCGTCGTCTGGGCCAACGAAACCCGTCACATCAAGGAGGCGTGA
- a CDS encoding tripartite tricarboxylate transporter substrate binding protein: MTSTTFPRLLAPIAAALLAMPVAAMAQNYPTRAITLVVPYAAGGGTDNVARGLAKGMSEKLGQPVVVDNRGGGGGVIGSKLVAKADPDGYTLLFVSSSFVTHVATEEKPSYDVAKDFAPIAMIGTAPLILVSHKSVGAKTVPQLVAASKKSPQGINFASSGPGTVLHLAGELFKQRTGANMTHVAYKGSGPATADLLAGRTQIFFTTIPAMAQHVKTGAVDLLAVTGSERSSLFPNVPTIAESGVPNYSITTWWGVLAPANTPAPIVAKLNKAINELGASESMKARLASEGAASFTGTPAAFGAKLASELTLWKEVAKASNLKETY; this comes from the coding sequence ATGACATCGACGACCTTCCCTCGCCTGCTCGCCCCGATTGCCGCCGCGCTGCTGGCAATGCCGGTTGCCGCCATGGCGCAGAACTACCCGACCCGGGCCATTACCCTGGTCGTGCCCTACGCGGCCGGCGGCGGCACCGACAACGTCGCCCGCGGCCTGGCGAAAGGCATGTCCGAGAAGCTGGGCCAGCCCGTCGTGGTCGACAATCGCGGCGGCGGGGGCGGCGTCATCGGCTCCAAGCTCGTGGCCAAGGCCGATCCGGATGGCTACACCCTGCTGTTCGTCAGCTCGTCGTTCGTCACCCACGTCGCTACCGAAGAGAAGCCTTCGTACGACGTGGCAAAGGACTTTGCCCCGATCGCCATGATCGGCACCGCCCCATTGATCCTCGTGTCGCACAAGAGCGTCGGTGCGAAGACGGTTCCCCAGCTGGTTGCGGCGTCCAAGAAAAGCCCGCAAGGAATCAACTTCGCCTCCTCGGGGCCCGGCACCGTCCTGCATCTCGCCGGAGAACTGTTCAAGCAGCGCACCGGGGCCAACATGACGCACGTCGCCTACAAGGGCAGCGGCCCGGCAACGGCCGACCTGCTGGCGGGACGCACGCAGATCTTCTTCACGACGATTCCGGCGATGGCGCAGCACGTCAAGACCGGCGCGGTGGACCTGCTCGCCGTCACCGGCAGCGAGCGTTCGTCCTTGTTCCCCAACGTGCCGACGATTGCCGAATCCGGCGTGCCCAACTACAGCATCACCACCTGGTGGGGCGTCCTCGCACCCGCCAATACGCCGGCCCCGATCGTCGCGAAACTGAACAAGGCGATCAACGAACTGGGCGCGTCGGAGTCGATGAAAGCGCGCCTGGCCAGCGAAGGCGCCGCGTCCTTCACGGGAACGCCTGCCGCATTCGGCGCGAAGCTGGCGTCCGAACTGACGCTGTGGAAGGAAGTCGCAAAGGCTTCCAACCTGAAGGAAACCTACTGA
- a CDS encoding metallophosphoesterase family protein has product MTSSPFIRPRIRITARLTALAPALLLAACAGLVSDPGPDDAAFVVIGEDGAATARLVTSAATCPPLLVDNRAMPMRVRVPKSSIPARPGQAHTPPSSAMLACEAPIAAGAVTASVAGHDLPVPKAAPQRIVVIGDTGCRLKGKDFQACNDPAAFPFARVAASAAAFKPDLVIHVGDYHYREDPCPAGRAGCADSPYGYGYDAWAADFFTPARKLLAAAPWVLARGNHENCRRAGQGWWRWLDPRPFQAGRDCDSPANDAVGEYSDPYAVPLGGGVQLLVFDSANTSYKGLPPGDPRRAAYAALYRKIEVLARGARSSIGVNHHPVFGVGALRDEQTGAVNLFGGDAGLLDAFGDVDPGYLPSSVAMLLSGHVHLWEQVSFASSHPTQFVSGFSGTSEDIVPLPAMPPPGMAPAPGAIVEHMSSWIDGFGFMTMERTGPDGWLVRVHDRDGLERNRCKVEGKKSRCALAQVH; this is encoded by the coding sequence ATGACCTCGTCCCCCTTTATCCGGCCGCGTATCAGGATCACAGCGCGGCTTACTGCGCTCGCGCCGGCGCTGCTGCTGGCGGCCTGCGCCGGCCTGGTGAGCGATCCCGGCCCGGACGACGCCGCCTTCGTCGTGATCGGCGAAGACGGCGCCGCCACCGCGCGCCTGGTAACGAGCGCGGCGACCTGTCCGCCGCTGCTGGTCGACAACCGCGCCATGCCGATGCGGGTGCGGGTGCCGAAGTCGAGCATCCCTGCGCGGCCCGGCCAGGCGCACACGCCGCCCTCCAGCGCGATGCTGGCCTGCGAGGCGCCGATCGCGGCCGGTGCAGTCACCGCGAGCGTGGCCGGACACGATTTGCCGGTGCCGAAAGCGGCGCCGCAGCGGATCGTCGTCATCGGCGATACCGGCTGCCGCCTGAAGGGCAAGGACTTCCAGGCTTGCAACGACCCCGCGGCCTTTCCCTTCGCGCGCGTGGCCGCCAGCGCCGCCGCCTTCAAGCCCGACCTCGTGATCCACGTCGGCGACTACCATTATCGCGAGGATCCATGCCCCGCCGGCCGCGCGGGCTGCGCCGACAGCCCCTACGGCTATGGCTACGATGCCTGGGCCGCCGACTTCTTCACACCCGCGCGCAAACTCCTCGCGGCCGCCCCCTGGGTGCTGGCGCGCGGCAACCACGAAAACTGCAGGCGCGCCGGCCAGGGCTGGTGGCGCTGGCTCGATCCGCGTCCTTTCCAGGCGGGGCGCGACTGCGATTCGCCGGCCAACGACGCGGTCGGCGAATACAGCGATCCGTATGCCGTGCCGCTGGGCGGCGGCGTCCAGCTGCTCGTGTTCGACAGCGCCAACACGAGTTACAAGGGCTTGCCGCCGGGCGACCCGCGGCGCGCGGCCTACGCGGCCCTTTACCGCAAGATCGAGGTGCTCGCGCGCGGCGCGCGCTCCAGCATCGGGGTCAACCATCATCCGGTGTTCGGCGTCGGCGCCCTGCGCGACGAACAGACCGGGGCGGTGAACCTGTTCGGGGGCGATGCCGGCCTGCTGGACGCCTTCGGCGACGTCGATCCCGGCTACCTGCCGTCCAGCGTGGCGATGCTGCTCTCCGGTCACGTGCACCTGTGGGAGCAGGTCAGTTTTGCCAGCAGCCACCCGACCCAGTTCGTGTCCGGCTTCTCGGGTACCTCGGAAGACATCGTGCCGCTGCCGGCCATGCCGCCGCCGGGCATGGCGCCGGCGCCCGGCGCCATCGTCGAGCACATGAGTTCCTGGATCGACGGTTTCGGCTTCATGACGATGGAGAGAACCGGACCCGATGGGTGGCTGGTCCGTGTCCATGACCGCGACGGACTGGAGCGCAATCGCTGCAAGGTAGAGGGCAAAAAGTCGCGCTGTGCGCTGGCGCAGGTGCATTGA